In the Gasterosteus aculeatus chromosome X, fGasAcu3.hap1.1, whole genome shotgun sequence genome, one interval contains:
- the LOC120808601 gene encoding LOW QUALITY PROTEIN: troponin I, fast skeletal muscle (The sequence of the model RefSeq protein was modified relative to this genomic sequence to represent the inferred CDS: inserted 1 base in 1 codon) gives MSEGKKMSPSRRHHLKSLILQIAATWLAQEAGEIVAAKEAYMAEKCPXPDLSGEVALMEFCKKLHQGLDKLDEERYDAYAKVEKSNKEIEDLKMKVLEMSGVKKPALKKVRMSADSMLQALLGGKHKVTMDLRSNLKQVKKEVKEEAGEAVGDWRKNIEDKVDRKKMFETS, from the exons ATGTCCGA gggaaagaaaatgtcGCCAAGCCGCAGGCATCATCTCAAG AGTTTGATCCTACAGATCGCCGCTACCTGGCTGGCGCAGGAGGCTGGGGAGATTGTGGCCGCTAAAGAGGCGTACATGGCGGAGAAGTGTC CCCCCGACCTGAGTGGAGAGGTGGCCCTGATG GAATTCTGCAAAAAGCTGCACCAGGGCCTCGACAAGTTGGACGAAGAAAGATACGACGCTTACGCCAAAGTGGAAAAGTCCAACAAGGAG ATTGAGGACCTGAAGATGAAGGTACTGGAAATGTCCGGGGTGAAGAAGCCGGCCCTGAAGAAGGTCCGCATGTCAGCTGACAGCATGCTGCAGGCCCTGCTGGGGGGGAAGCACAAGGTGACCATGGACCTGAGGTCCAACCTGAAGCAGGTCAAGAAGGAGGTCAAGGAGGAG GCCGGCGAGGCGGTAGGCGACTGGAGGAAGAACATCGAGGACAAAGTCGACAGGAAGAAGATGTTCGAGACCTCCTAG
- the LOC120808602 gene encoding troponin I, fast skeletal muscle — translation MSDKKMTSSRRHHLKSLMLQIAAKWIQEEQKENEAVKKAYMAESCPSPNKSGDQAALMETCRKLAALIDRVDEERYDLHAKVGKADKEIEDLKIKVVELAGVKKPALKRVRMSADAMLKALLGSKHTVNMDLRANLKQVKKEVKEESVEAGDWRKNIEDKADRKKMFETS, via the exons AGTTTGATGCTTCAGATCGCGGCAAAATGGAttcaggaggagcagaaagagaATGAAGCTGTCAAGAAGGCCTACATGGCTGAGTCTTGTCCTTCGCCCAATAAGAGCGGGGACCAGGCCGCCCTCATG GAAACCTGCAGAAAATTGGCCGCTCTCATCGACAGAGTGGACGAAGAACGATACGACCTGCATGCCAAAGTGGGAAAAGCTGATAAAGAG ATCGAAGACCTGAAGATCAAAGTGGTCGAACTGGCCGGAGTGAAGAAACCCGCCCTGAAAAGAGTGCGCATGTCTGCCGACGCCATGCTGAAGGCCCTGCTGGGCTCCAAGCACACGGTCAACATGGACCTGAGGGCCAACCTGAAGCAGGTCAAGAAGGAGGTCAAGGAGGAG TCTGTGGAGGCCGGCGACTGGCGTAAGAACATCGAGGACAAGGCAGACAGAAAGAAGATGTTTGAGACTTCCTAA